The Scomber scombrus chromosome 5, fScoSco1.1, whole genome shotgun sequence genome window below encodes:
- the sebox gene encoding homeobox protein SEBOX — protein sequence MALFMDADLSLLKQSQQKDMVDFKALFGEQDPCKVSSPEPDRATGLIEGQRKRKRTIFSRAQLFELEQAFAVTPYPDITLRERLAAHTHLPESKIQVWFQNRRARSIKTGRFPKSTKHVLGGRVLAEPSPGPVTSAFPAPTTLADIFRPEHNHPCEDVPQIYSDWIQIYSNQPPSSSSLHQQTTLSSPKLPESRLWEEEHHQRQHLGSALPGLFAQPLTRPPHHSASTRSYQAFRNFKPQSLAPSGAHQGVYSGSTGVAGQSSVDQVVPSHPQPVYWEVAQGQGHHHHHHHHHPQMGPQTSMGYISDLIYNAAIVTNFLEF from the exons ATGGCTCTGTTCATGGACGCAGACTTGTCTTTACTCAAGCAGAGCCAGCAGAAAGACATGGTGGACTTTAAAGCGTTATTCGGAGAACAGGATCCCTGCAAAG TGTCCTCCCCGGAGCCGGACCGGGCCACGGGTTTGATAGAAGGTCAACGGAAGAGGAAGAGGACCATCTTCAGCCGAGCCCAGCTGTTTGAGCTGGAGCAGGCCTTTGCTGTGACTCCCTACCCGGACATCACCCTGAGGGAGAGGCTGGCcgcgcacacacacctgccCGAGAGCAAGATACAG GTGTGGTTCCAAAACCGAAGAGCCAGAAGTATTAAGACTGGGAGATTccccaagtccacaaagcatgTTCTAGGAGGCAGAGTGCTTGCGGAGCCCTCCCCAGGTCCTGTAACCTCAGCTTTCCCCGCCCCAACCACCCTGGCAGACATATTCAGGCCGGAGCACAACCACCCCTGTGAGGATGTTCCTCAAATCTACTCCGACTGGATCCAAATCTACAGCAACCAACCTCCATCTTCCTCATCTCTCCATCAGCAGACCACACTCAGCTCCCCAAAACTCCCAGAGTCCCGTCTCTGGGAGGAGGAGCACCACCAACGGCAGCACCTAGGATCAGCTCTTCCTGGTTTGTTTGCTCAGCCTCTCACCAGGCCGCCTCACCACTCAGCCTCCACCCGCTCCTACCAGGCCTTCAGGAACTTCAAGCCCCAGAGCCTGGCTCCGTCTGGGGCTCATCAGGGCGTGTACAGCGGGAGTACTGGAGTTGCAGGTCAATCCTCTGTAGACCAGGTGGTCCCTTCCCACCCTCAGCCAGTGTACTGGGAGGTAGCTCAGGGCCAGggacaccaccaccaccaccatcatcatcacccacAAATGGGACCACAGACTTCCATGGGTTACATCTCTGACCTGATTTACAACGCTGCTATTGTCACCAACTTTCTGGAATTCTGA
- the smtnl gene encoding smoothelin, like isoform X2 translates to MEAPTLAEMGDLCHPRSSSPEGETVCAALARYENTLRDAIREIHVDVSVFKQGMERRLEEEVNLSRPLGRAVAQLQQENRQLRSQLEALTRQVELLTGMSCDRSTLLNNSHNHSQNNKNHLNDIQENHHEINEVIYGKGQAHTQSQALLHLQPCTLGSQPQTYSGLSSQSSPASPPATFSSSPSSSSPPVGSRVSSMVTGPVSSSSPSTTRFSSRATFAVSSKTNSIEREEPIEVDPAPTNAGLENGHATSTEHSVLVHGKISPPNDFPHEHTAPVAMRMPHLPITATTKTAEIKGSPDSANSPTGSQPSPVSEDPPCSLSTPSTNQPEPIPESPIQPVSSVKTWTPTPIRALGSPRLQEKANSAPIKSVTYSGLPEHDRDGDVTNGRSFGPGGERRRELVRSQTLPRNIGAQARRSIFERLDSEANNSRPKPVDSKPKLKRSQSFGVSSASSIKQILLEWCRSKTIGYQNIEIQNFSSSWSDGMAFCALVHSFFPTEFDYNSLSPANRKHNFELAFGTAEVKAGCDRLIEVDDMMIMGRKPDPMCVFTYVQSLYNHLRKFE, encoded by the exons ATGGAAGCCCCAACCCTGGCTGAGATGGGAGACTTGTGTCACCCTCGGTCTTCCTCTCCGGAGGGGGAGACGGTGTGTGCAGCTCTAGCACGTTATGAGAATACTCTCCGGGATGCCATCAGGGAGATCCATGTGGATGTCAGCGTATTTAAGCAGGGCATGGAGCGTCGTCTGGAGGAGGAGGTCAACCTTAGCAGGCCTCTCGGGCGAGCTGTGGCTCAGCTCCAGCAGGAGAACCGGCAGCTCAGGAGTCAGCTGGAGGCTCTTACCCGACAGGTGGAGCTCCTCACAGGGATGTCGTGTGACCGCAGCACCTTGTTGAACAACAGCCACAACCacagtcaaaacaacaaaaatcaccTTAATGACATTCAGGAGAACCACCATGAGATAAATGAGGTGATCTACGGGAAGGGTCAGGCTCACACTCAGAGCCAGGCTCTTCTCCACCTCCAGCCCTGCACCCTGGGGAGCCAGCCCCAGACCTACAGTGGCCTCAGCAGTCAGTCCAGTCCTGCATCCCCCCCTGCCACTTTTTCATCCTCCCCCAGCTCCAGCAGTCCTCCTGTTGGCTCAAGAGTTTCCTCCATGGTGACGGGCCCTGTGTCCAGCAGCAGCCCATCCACCACCCGCTTCTCCAGCCGAGCCACCTTTGCTGTGTCAAGCAAGACCAAC AGTATTGAACGAGAGGAACCAATAGAAGTGGACCCAGCCCCAACAAATGCTGGACTGGAGAATGGACACGCTACTTCAACAG AACATTCAGTGTTGGTACATGGAAAGATTTCTCCACCCAATGACTTCCCACATGAACACACTGCACCTGTTGCCATGCGGATGCCCCATCTCCCCATCACCGCTACGACCAAGACAGCGGAAATCAAGGGCTCTCCCGACTCTGCCAACAGCCCCACCGGTTCCCAACCCTCACCAGTCTCAGAGGACCCACCTTGCAGCCTATCAACTCCTAGCACCAACCAGCCTGAACCAATACCAGAGTCCCCGATTCAACCAG TGTCATCTGTGAAGACATGGACCCCTACTCCTATCAGAGCTTTGGGATCTCCACGACTTCAAG AGAAGGCAAATTCAGCCCCTATTAAGTCTGTGACCTACTCAGGGCTACCGGAGCATGACAG AGATGGTGACGTAACCAATGGCAGATCCTTTGGgccaggaggagagaggaggcgaGAGCTGGTGAGGTCACAGACTCTGCCACGAAACATTGGTGCTCAGGCTCGTCGATCTATCTTCGAGAGACTGGACTCTGAAGCCAATAACAG TCGTCCCAAACCAGTTGACTCTAAGCCCAAATTGAAGCGCTCTCAGAGTTTTGGAGTTTCAAGTGCCAGCAGCATAAAACAAATCCTTCTTGAGTGGTGCCGCTCCAAGACAATAGGCTACCAG AATATAGAGATCCAAAACTTCTCATCCAGTTGGAGTGATGGGATGGCTTTCTGTGCTCTGGTCCACTCCTTCTTCCCCACTGAGTTTGACTACAACTCTCTGTCGCCTGCCAACCGCAAACACAACTTTGAACTGGCCTTTGGAACTGCAGA AGTGAAGGCTGGGTGCGACCGGCTGATCGAGGTGGATGACATGATGATCATGGGTCGTAAACCAGATCCCATGTGTGTCTTCACCTACGTCCAGTCCCTCTACAATCACCTGCGCAAGTTTGAGTGA
- the smtnl gene encoding smoothelin, like isoform X1: MEAPTLAEMGDLCHPRSSSPEGETVCAALARYENTLRDAIREIHVDVSVFKQGMERRLEEEVNLSRPLGRAVAQLQQENRQLRSQLEALTRQVELLTGMSCDRSTLLNNSHNHSQNNKNHLNDIQENHHEINEVIYGKGQAHTQSQALLHLQPCTLGSQPQTYSGLSSQSSPASPPATFSSSPSSSSPPVGSRVSSMVTGPVSSSSPSTTRFSSRATFAVSSKTNSIEREEPIEVDPAPTNAGLENGHATSTAEHSVLVHGKISPPNDFPHEHTAPVAMRMPHLPITATTKTAEIKGSPDSANSPTGSQPSPVSEDPPCSLSTPSTNQPEPIPESPIQPVSSVKTWTPTPIRALGSPRLQEKANSAPIKSVTYSGLPEHDRDGDVTNGRSFGPGGERRRELVRSQTLPRNIGAQARRSIFERLDSEANNSRPKPVDSKPKLKRSQSFGVSSASSIKQILLEWCRSKTIGYQNIEIQNFSSSWSDGMAFCALVHSFFPTEFDYNSLSPANRKHNFELAFGTAEVKAGCDRLIEVDDMMIMGRKPDPMCVFTYVQSLYNHLRKFE, encoded by the exons ATGGAAGCCCCAACCCTGGCTGAGATGGGAGACTTGTGTCACCCTCGGTCTTCCTCTCCGGAGGGGGAGACGGTGTGTGCAGCTCTAGCACGTTATGAGAATACTCTCCGGGATGCCATCAGGGAGATCCATGTGGATGTCAGCGTATTTAAGCAGGGCATGGAGCGTCGTCTGGAGGAGGAGGTCAACCTTAGCAGGCCTCTCGGGCGAGCTGTGGCTCAGCTCCAGCAGGAGAACCGGCAGCTCAGGAGTCAGCTGGAGGCTCTTACCCGACAGGTGGAGCTCCTCACAGGGATGTCGTGTGACCGCAGCACCTTGTTGAACAACAGCCACAACCacagtcaaaacaacaaaaatcaccTTAATGACATTCAGGAGAACCACCATGAGATAAATGAGGTGATCTACGGGAAGGGTCAGGCTCACACTCAGAGCCAGGCTCTTCTCCACCTCCAGCCCTGCACCCTGGGGAGCCAGCCCCAGACCTACAGTGGCCTCAGCAGTCAGTCCAGTCCTGCATCCCCCCCTGCCACTTTTTCATCCTCCCCCAGCTCCAGCAGTCCTCCTGTTGGCTCAAGAGTTTCCTCCATGGTGACGGGCCCTGTGTCCAGCAGCAGCCCATCCACCACCCGCTTCTCCAGCCGAGCCACCTTTGCTGTGTCAAGCAAGACCAAC AGTATTGAACGAGAGGAACCAATAGAAGTGGACCCAGCCCCAACAAATGCTGGACTGGAGAATGGACACGCTACTTCAACAG CAGAACATTCAGTGTTGGTACATGGAAAGATTTCTCCACCCAATGACTTCCCACATGAACACACTGCACCTGTTGCCATGCGGATGCCCCATCTCCCCATCACCGCTACGACCAAGACAGCGGAAATCAAGGGCTCTCCCGACTCTGCCAACAGCCCCACCGGTTCCCAACCCTCACCAGTCTCAGAGGACCCACCTTGCAGCCTATCAACTCCTAGCACCAACCAGCCTGAACCAATACCAGAGTCCCCGATTCAACCAG TGTCATCTGTGAAGACATGGACCCCTACTCCTATCAGAGCTTTGGGATCTCCACGACTTCAAG AGAAGGCAAATTCAGCCCCTATTAAGTCTGTGACCTACTCAGGGCTACCGGAGCATGACAG AGATGGTGACGTAACCAATGGCAGATCCTTTGGgccaggaggagagaggaggcgaGAGCTGGTGAGGTCACAGACTCTGCCACGAAACATTGGTGCTCAGGCTCGTCGATCTATCTTCGAGAGACTGGACTCTGAAGCCAATAACAG TCGTCCCAAACCAGTTGACTCTAAGCCCAAATTGAAGCGCTCTCAGAGTTTTGGAGTTTCAAGTGCCAGCAGCATAAAACAAATCCTTCTTGAGTGGTGCCGCTCCAAGACAATAGGCTACCAG AATATAGAGATCCAAAACTTCTCATCCAGTTGGAGTGATGGGATGGCTTTCTGTGCTCTGGTCCACTCCTTCTTCCCCACTGAGTTTGACTACAACTCTCTGTCGCCTGCCAACCGCAAACACAACTTTGAACTGGCCTTTGGAACTGCAGA AGTGAAGGCTGGGTGCGACCGGCTGATCGAGGTGGATGACATGATGATCATGGGTCGTAAACCAGATCCCATGTGTGTCTTCACCTACGTCCAGTCCCTCTACAATCACCTGCGCAAGTTTGAGTGA
- the tmem199 gene encoding transmembrane protein 199: MASAFVVGDKFRNRVAELLEKTDSSLPKGLKEELEVILEKPEATTLPFSTARKLKKHLQDEGNPFYLHELLEDSSLHLPEVVKPPRNPQLVARLEKIKAKLANEEYNRITRNVNTQEINRNGTLADFGHQVRSVKAVVLTVFNFLVTIVAAFFCSYMGSQYLFTEITARVISAVIAASVVGLAELYVLVRTMEGELGEP, translated from the exons ATGGCTTCTGCATTTGTAGTGGGAGATAAATTCAGAAACAGGGTGGCAGAGCTGCTGGAAAAGACTGACTCATCTCTGCCTAAAGGACTGAAAGAAGAACTGGAGGTTATTCTTGAAAAACCAGAGGCGACAACCCTACCCTTCAGTACAGCCAGAAAACTGAAGAAACACCTGCAGGATGAAG GTAATCCTTTCTACCTGCATGAGTTGCTGGAGGACAGCTCACTGCATCTACCTGAGGTCGTCAAGCCTCCCAGA AACCCTCAGCTGGTCGCACGTTTGGAGAAAATCAAAGCCAAACTAGCCAACGAGGAATACAATCGGATCACACGTAATGTAAACACTCAG gAAATCAACCGTAACGGAACACTGGCAGATTTTGGACACCAAG TGAGATCAGTCAAAGCCGTCGTGTTGACCGTGTTCAACTTCCTGGTGACAATCGTCGCCGCTTTTTTCTGCTCCTACATGGGCAGTCAGTACCTGTTCACTGAGATCACAGCG CGAGTAATATCAGCTGTGATCGCTGCATCTGTAGTCGGACTTGCTGAGCTGTATGTCCTGGTCCGGACCATGGAGGGAGAACTGGGGGAACCATAG